A genomic window from Bacteroidota bacterium includes:
- a CDS encoding D-alanine--D-alanine ligase, producing the protein MKKNVAVICGGYTAERNISLGSGDVVTRNLDAEKYNIYKVLVNTDGCYVQPENTRVNMSDFSFEQGGNKIKFDLVFNAIHGSPGEDGRIQGYFDMLNIPYNNCGSATSALTFNKVWTKKVLAGATSMAKGKLLKKSDAQLNASIQEIISTFQLPVFVKPNNNGSSYGISKLKTFDTLADAVSESFKYDEEVLVEEGITGTEVTCGVYRYKGEIIVLPLCEVVSGKHEFFDYTAKYVAGESDEIIPARIPQTEADKVAATSANIYRLLNCKGVVRIDYIISNGEPHFLEVNTVPGISEASIVPKMAIASGLTLQAFFDRLLEEASAG; encoded by the coding sequence ATGAAAAAGAATGTGGCCGTTATTTGCGGCGGATATACGGCAGAACGTAATATTTCTCTTGGCAGCGGTGATGTAGTTACACGCAATCTGGATGCTGAAAAATACAATATTTATAAAGTATTGGTAAACACCGATGGTTGTTATGTGCAACCCGAAAATACCCGCGTAAATATGAGCGATTTCAGCTTTGAACAAGGTGGAAATAAAATAAAATTCGACCTCGTTTTTAACGCAATTCATGGTTCTCCGGGTGAAGATGGTCGCATTCAGGGATATTTCGACATGTTGAATATTCCTTATAACAACTGTGGTTCCGCAACCTCAGCACTAACTTTTAATAAAGTCTGGACAAAAAAAGTATTAGCCGGCGCAACTAGCATGGCAAAAGGAAAATTGCTAAAAAAATCGGATGCACAATTAAATGCATCGATTCAGGAAATAATTTCAACGTTTCAACTCCCTGTGTTTGTTAAACCAAATAACAATGGTTCCAGCTATGGTATTTCGAAGCTGAAAACCTTCGACACACTTGCTGATGCTGTTTCTGAATCGTTTAAATATGATGAAGAGGTTTTGGTGGAAGAAGGTATTACCGGCACCGAAGTTACCTGCGGCGTTTACCGTTATAAAGGGGAGATCATCGTGTTGCCTTTGTGTGAAGTAGTTTCCGGCAAACATGAATTTTTTGATTACACGGCAAAGTATGTGGCCGGTGAAAGTGATGAAATTATTCCTGCTCGCATACCGCAAACAGAAGCAGATAAAGTGGCAGCAACATCCGCAAATATTTACAGATTACTTAATTGTAAAGGTGTTGTTCGCATCGATTATATCATCAGCAATGGTGAACCACATTTTCTTGAAGTGAATACCGTTCCCGGTATTAGTGAAGCCAGTATTGTGCCCAAAATGGCTATTGCATCCGGGTTAACATTACAGGCATTTTTTGACCGTTTACTGGAGGAAGCTTCCGCAGGATGA